The following coding sequences are from one Sphingomonadaceae bacterium OTU29LAMAA1 window:
- the rpsR gene encoding 30S ribosomal protein S18: protein MARPFFRRRKSCPFSAKDAPRIDYKDVRLLQGFVSERGKIVPSRITSVSAKKQRELAQAIKRARHLGLLPYVVK from the coding sequence ATGGCTCGCCCGTTTTTCCGCCGCCGCAAGTCCTGCCCGTTCTCGGCCAAGGATGCTCCCCGGATCGACTATAAGGACGTCCGGTTGCTCCAGGGCTTCGTGTCCGAGCGTGGCAAGATCGTGCCGTCGCGCATCACCTCGGTAAGCGCCAAGAAGCAGCGCGAGCTGGCCCAGGCCATCAAGCGCGCCCGTCATCTGGGCCTGCTGCCCTACGTCGTTAAGTAA
- the rplI gene encoding 50S ribosomal protein L9, producing MDVILLERVEKLGAIGDVVKVKDGFARNFLLPNKKALRANEANRKVFEANRARIESDNANRRGEAEKDAQSFKDASVTLIRQASNTGQLYGSVAARDLIEALEADGHKVAKNQIVLDKPIKSIGVYEVRVALHPEVAVTVKVNVARSPEEAEMQATGVDVMASMFERDEAGFVEDYDPNAEPGATAEVQSDDRADAEQAQG from the coding sequence ATGGACGTTATTCTGCTGGAACGCGTCGAGAAGCTCGGCGCCATCGGCGACGTGGTGAAGGTGAAGGACGGTTTCGCCCGTAACTTCCTGCTGCCGAACAAGAAGGCGCTGCGCGCCAACGAAGCCAACCGCAAGGTGTTCGAGGCCAACCGTGCCCGCATCGAATCGGACAATGCCAACCGTCGCGGCGAAGCCGAGAAGGATGCGCAGAGCTTCAAGGACGCGTCGGTCACCCTGATTCGTCAGGCATCGAACACCGGCCAGCTCTATGGCTCGGTCGCGGCTCGCGATCTGATCGAGGCGCTGGAGGCCGATGGCCACAAGGTCGCAAAGAACCAGATCGTGCTCGACAAGCCGATCAAGTCGATCGGCGTGTACGAGGTGCGCGTCGCGTTGCACCCGGAAGTTGCGGTGACCGTCAAGGTCAATGTCGCACGCTCGCCCGAAGAGGCCGAGATGCAGGCGACCGGCGTCGATGTCATGGCATCGATGTTCGAGCGCGACGAAGCCGGCTTCGTCGAGGATTACGATCCCAACGCCGAGCCGGGAGCGACTGCCGAAGTGCAGTCGGACGACCGTGCTGATGCGGAGCAGGCGCAGGGCTAA
- the mutL gene encoding DNA mismatch repair endonuclease MutL, whose product MSIRRLPEHLVNRIAAGEVVERPASALKELVENAIDAGASRIAVSLSEGGLSRIEVADDGCGMTPADMALALERHATSKLPDEAIDLVTTLGFRGEALPSIASVARLTIESRVVGAEGWARVVDNGAVVREGPAALPPGTRVIVEELFGRVPARRKFLRSARAEYAACLDVVRRLAMARPDLAFTLEHDGRRALGVAQADDRPARVAALTDRALADNAVPVDLERDGIVLGGVASIPTYNRGVADHQYLFVNGRPVRDRLLMGAIRGAYAEMLPRDRHAVVALFLDVPPSEVDVNVHPAKTEVRFRDPAMVRGMIVSGLRRALDAAGHRSVQRPSEDALAMWRPEVAAVPVPGWGPMADAGPGAAGYQGVRDRPTFFTAPPAARAEPAWAPAPQTVAHPLGVARGQVAQTYIVAEAEDGLVLVDQHAAHERLVLERMRAALAGGQIAAQALLIPEVVELDEPACDRLEARADELAELGLDLERFGPAAMLVRSTPALLGQADPTGLVTDLADELSAFDEALSLRERLDAVAGTMACHGSVRAGRVLGVAEMNALLREMEVTPHSGQCNHGRPTWVKLSMTDVEKLFGRK is encoded by the coding sequence GTGTCAATACGCCGTCTTCCCGAACATCTCGTCAATCGTATCGCCGCCGGTGAAGTGGTGGAAAGGCCCGCCAGCGCGTTGAAGGAGCTGGTCGAGAACGCGATCGACGCTGGCGCGAGTCGGATCGCAGTAAGCCTTTCCGAAGGAGGACTTTCGCGGATCGAGGTGGCGGATGATGGCTGCGGCATGACGCCCGCCGACATGGCTTTGGCGCTGGAACGGCATGCAACGTCAAAATTGCCCGATGAGGCGATCGATCTGGTGACGACCCTCGGGTTTCGCGGTGAGGCGCTGCCGTCGATCGCCAGCGTCGCGCGGCTGACGATCGAGTCCCGCGTTGTGGGTGCGGAGGGCTGGGCGCGGGTGGTGGATAATGGCGCGGTCGTGCGCGAAGGGCCCGCCGCGCTGCCGCCGGGCACGCGGGTGATCGTCGAGGAATTGTTCGGGCGGGTGCCGGCGCGGCGCAAGTTCCTGCGATCAGCGCGGGCGGAATATGCCGCCTGTCTCGATGTCGTACGCCGGCTCGCGATGGCGCGACCCGACCTTGCCTTCACGTTGGAACATGACGGGCGACGGGCGCTTGGTGTGGCTCAGGCGGACGACCGACCGGCACGGGTCGCGGCGCTGACGGATCGGGCGCTTGCCGACAATGCGGTGCCGGTCGATCTCGAGCGCGACGGGATCGTGCTGGGCGGGGTGGCGAGCATTCCGACCTACAATCGCGGGGTCGCGGATCACCAATATCTGTTCGTCAACGGGCGACCGGTGCGTGACCGGCTGCTGATGGGCGCGATCCGGGGCGCCTATGCGGAGATGCTGCCGCGGGATCGACACGCGGTGGTGGCGCTGTTCCTCGACGTGCCGCCGAGCGAGGTGGATGTGAACGTCCATCCGGCGAAGACCGAAGTGCGCTTTCGCGATCCTGCGATGGTGCGGGGGATGATCGTATCCGGTCTGCGCCGGGCGCTGGATGCGGCCGGACATCGCAGTGTCCAGCGACCGAGCGAGGATGCGCTGGCGATGTGGCGGCCCGAGGTGGCTGCCGTGCCAGTGCCGGGATGGGGGCCAATGGCGGATGCCGGCCCGGGGGCAGCGGGTTATCAGGGCGTGCGCGATCGCCCGACGTTCTTTACGGCGCCGCCGGCGGCGCGCGCCGAACCCGCATGGGCGCCGGCGCCGCAAACCGTAGCGCATCCGCTCGGCGTAGCCCGCGGGCAGGTTGCCCAGACCTATATCGTCGCGGAGGCGGAAGATGGCTTGGTGCTGGTCGACCAGCATGCCGCGCATGAACGACTGGTGCTCGAACGGATGCGCGCGGCGCTCGCCGGGGGACAAATCGCGGCCCAGGCCTTGCTGATTCCGGAGGTCGTCGAGCTGGACGAGCCGGCATGCGACCGGCTGGAGGCGCGTGCGGATGAACTTGCCGAGCTGGGCCTCGACCTCGAACGATTCGGTCCCGCTGCGATGCTGGTTCGGTCGACGCCGGCGCTGCTGGGGCAGGCGGACCCGACCGGCTTGGTCACCGACCTTGCCGACGAACTCTCCGCCTTCGACGAAGCCCTGTCGTTGCGCGAGCGACTGGATGCGGTAGCCGGAACGATGGCGTGCCACGGTTCGGTCCGCGCGGGGCGGGTGCTCGGCGTGGCCGAGATGAATGCATTGCTCCGCGAGATGGAGGTGACGCCGCATTCCGGCCAGTGCAACCACGGTCGTCCCACATGGGTAAAATTGTCGATGACGGATGTGGAAAAGCTTTTCGGCCGAAAATGA
- a CDS encoding rod shape-determining protein, whose translation MSHDMAIDLGTANTLVYVRGRGIVLNEPSVVAVETINGVKRVKAVGDDAKLMMGKTPGSIEAIRPLRDGVIADIDVAEEMIKHFIRKVHGPRKFARWPEIVICVPSGSTKVERRAIRDAASNAGASQVYLIEEPMAAAIGADMPVTEPIGSMVVDIGGGTTEVAVLSLRGLAYTTSVRVGGDKMDEAIVSYVRRNHNLLIGEATAERIKQEVGIARPPADGIGKIIFIKGRDLVNGVPKEIQINQGQIAEALSEPVATIVEGVRVALENTAPELAADIVDQGIVLTGGGALLEGLDEVLRDETGLPVTVAEDPLTCVALGTGRALEDPMFRGVLQTG comes from the coding sequence ATGTCCCACGACATGGCGATCGATCTCGGCACAGCGAATACGCTGGTCTACGTCCGCGGTCGCGGCATCGTGCTCAACGAACCGTCGGTGGTGGCGGTCGAGACGATCAACGGCGTCAAGCGGGTGAAGGCGGTCGGTGACGATGCCAAGCTGATGATGGGCAAGACCCCCGGCTCGATCGAGGCGATCCGCCCGCTCCGCGATGGCGTCATCGCCGACATCGACGTCGCGGAGGAGATGATCAAGCACTTCATCCGCAAGGTGCACGGACCGCGCAAGTTCGCCCGCTGGCCGGAAATCGTGATCTGCGTGCCTTCGGGATCGACCAAGGTCGAACGCCGCGCGATCCGCGACGCCGCCTCTAACGCCGGTGCGAGCCAGGTCTACCTGATCGAGGAGCCGATGGCCGCCGCGATCGGCGCCGACATGCCCGTCACGGAGCCGATCGGTTCGATGGTCGTCGACATCGGCGGCGGCACGACGGAAGTCGCGGTGCTGTCGCTTCGCGGCCTCGCCTACACCACCAGCGTGCGAGTCGGTGGTGACAAGATGGACGAGGCCATCGTCAGCTACGTCCGCCGCAACCACAACCTGCTGATCGGCGAAGCCACCGCAGAACGCATCAAGCAGGAGGTCGGCATCGCCCGCCCACCCGCCGACGGCATCGGCAAGATCATCTTCATCAAGGGCCGCGACCTCGTCAACGGCGTGCCGAAGGAGATCCAGATCAATCAGGGCCAGATCGCCGAGGCGCTGTCCGAACCGGTCGCGACGATCGTCGAGGGCGTCCGCGTCGCGCTGGAGAACACCGCGCCTGAACTCGCCGCAGACATCGTCGATCAGGGCATCGTCCTGACCGGTGGCGGCGCGCTGCTCGAAGGGCTGGATGAGGTGCTGCGCGACGAAACCGGCCTGCCGGTGACCGTCGCCGAAGACCCGCTGACCTGCGTCGCTCTCGGCACCGGTCGTGCGCTGGAAGATCCGATGTTTCGGGGCGTGTTGCAGACGGGCTGA
- a CDS encoding rod shape-determining protein MreC: MAPARDRRTGFSRRRQYSTFLGYVLAVAGAVVGAVLLVVSTFNPPAFSALRMGAASVTTPVASGLDAVSDAVMTVPQAIGTWFRVHGENDDLRAEAKRDRALLTRARTIAYDNRRLRALLAVRERTPEPVVTARLVGSTASSGRRFALLNAGRFQGVRPGMPVRGPNGLVGRVLETGPVAARVLLLTDPESLVPVRRTRDGLPAIAAGRGDGRIDIRSVNATNVRFAQGDMFVTSGTGGLYAPGVPVAQVERGGADSVTAIPFAAPDSLDFALVERPFMPMPLPPVPRPAAP, encoded by the coding sequence ATGGCGCCTGCCCGCGACCGTCGCACGGGTTTCTCGCGGCGGCGGCAATATTCGACGTTTCTCGGCTACGTACTCGCGGTGGCGGGTGCGGTGGTGGGGGCGGTTTTGCTCGTCGTCTCGACCTTCAATCCGCCAGCGTTCAGTGCGTTGCGGATGGGTGCCGCCAGCGTCACCACCCCGGTCGCATCGGGCCTCGATGCCGTGTCGGACGCGGTGATGACGGTGCCGCAGGCGATCGGGACGTGGTTCCGCGTTCATGGTGAGAACGACGATCTGCGCGCCGAGGCGAAGCGGGACCGCGCGTTGCTGACGCGGGCGCGTACGATTGCCTATGACAATCGCCGGTTGCGCGCCTTGCTGGCCGTGCGGGAGCGCACGCCAGAACCGGTGGTCACGGCGCGGCTGGTCGGATCAACTGCGTCGAGCGGTCGCCGCTTCGCCCTGCTCAATGCGGGCCGTTTCCAGGGCGTACGGCCCGGTATGCCCGTACGCGGTCCCAACGGCCTCGTCGGGCGCGTCCTCGAAACCGGCCCGGTCGCCGCACGTGTGCTGTTGCTGACCGACCCCGAAAGTCTGGTGCCAGTGCGCCGCACCCGCGACGGCCTGCCCGCAATCGCTGCCGGGCGCGGCGACGGGCGCATCGACATCCGCTCGGTCAACGCCACCAACGTTCGCTTCGCGCAGGGTGATATGTTCGTCACCTCCGGCACCGGTGGGCTCTATGCGCCCGGCGTACCGGTCGCACAGGTCGAACGGGGTGGCGCAGACAGCGTCACCGCTATCCCCTTCGCCGCGCCCGACTCGCTCGATTTTGCGCTGGTCGAGCGCCCGTTCATGCCGATGCCACTCCCGCCCGTACCCCGTCCCGCGGCACCTTGA
- the mreD gene encoding rod shape-determining protein MreD, with product MTRNTIDYRPFEPSLPPGRARAVPWSTVLGGSALTAVVPVVASLPLMPPLGLIMLLTWRLLARFALRPWAAAPLGLFDDLVSGQPLGSAVLLWSLCFIAIDLTEQRLVFRDFWQDWLIASGGIAFCLTIGRWIALPIGAHVDTVLLAQIMIAVMLFPLSARLVAWIDRKRGPAQ from the coding sequence GTGACCCGGAATACGATCGACTATCGGCCGTTCGAGCCGTCGTTGCCGCCGGGACGGGCCCGCGCCGTGCCATGGTCGACCGTGCTCGGCGGATCCGCGCTCACCGCCGTAGTGCCGGTCGTCGCCAGCCTGCCGTTGATGCCCCCGCTCGGCCTCATCATGCTGCTGACATGGCGACTGCTTGCGCGTTTCGCACTCCGTCCATGGGCCGCCGCCCCGCTCGGACTGTTCGACGATCTGGTCAGCGGTCAGCCGTTGGGTTCGGCGGTGCTGCTCTGGTCGCTCTGCTTTATTGCGATCGACCTCACCGAGCAGCGACTGGTTTTTCGCGATTTCTGGCAGGACTGGCTGATCGCAAGCGGCGGCATCGCCTTCTGCCTCACGATCGGGCGCTGGATCGCTCTGCCCATCGGCGCGCACGTCGATACCGTGCTATTGGCGCAGATCATGATCGCGGTGATGCTCTTTCCCCTCTCGGCCCGTCTGGTAGCGTGGATCGATCGCAAACGGGGTCCGGCGCAATGA
- the mrdA gene encoding penicillin-binding protein 2: MRRSPRIVTEAMQQYSFSRRAWLLGTAQAGIGVLLAGRMGWLAIAQNEKYNLLSESNRVNLTMIPPRRGWIVDRHGAPLANNRTDFRVDIIPDRLEGGDEGRDRVLRLLASLLALPPEEVERIKIDIESAAGFQPVQVAENISWDKFAAVSLRQPELPGVAPTRGFARAYPAGAAVAHLTGYVGAANAEQYKETRDPLLVTPGFKLGKDGLEKQLEKQLRGTAGAKRVEVTARGKVVAELPTRADVPGKTARLTIDAGLQEYAARRLGTNSGSAVVLDCRTGEMLASVSMPAYDPNSFSDGISHLEWQMLSEDDHVPLMNKVTQGLYPPGSTVKPMNGLALLSAGVGAHDRIFCSGAMRVGSGVFHCHKRGGHGPLDLKGAIEQSCDIYFFEMVRRLGYDKIAPTARLLGLGEKFDLPLATQRYGTVPDSAWKRRKYKTNWTVADGINASIGQGYVLTNPLQLAVMAARLASGRALQPSLLANRVHLDAPALPVASEHLAIVRDAMYGVVNQGGTGGAARLLIPGVSLAAKTGTAQVRRITMAERRSTGVLKNGQLPFKLRDHALFVCFAPADNPRYAAAVVLEHNGHTVRNLDTPMIGRDIMTWLFDRDRAMKSLAEVEPSWGGDIATRMNAQAAAYRAAQSPPPAANATKTDATVPSDSDAVEAATDLANRTQAALAPESPFGNSVAEDGSTERTEP, encoded by the coding sequence ATGAGGCGTTCGCCGCGGATCGTTACCGAAGCGATGCAGCAGTACAGCTTTTCGCGGCGCGCCTGGCTGCTCGGCACCGCGCAAGCGGGTATCGGCGTGCTGCTCGCCGGGCGGATGGGGTGGCTGGCGATCGCGCAGAACGAGAAGTACAATCTCCTCTCCGAAAGCAACCGTGTCAATCTGACGATGATTCCGCCGCGGCGGGGCTGGATCGTAGATCGCCACGGCGCGCCGCTCGCCAACAACCGCACCGATTTCCGCGTCGACATCATTCCCGACCGGCTGGAGGGCGGAGACGAGGGCCGCGACCGCGTGCTCCGGCTGCTCGCGAGCCTCCTCGCGCTGCCGCCCGAAGAGGTCGAACGCATCAAGATCGATATCGAAAGCGCCGCGGGTTTTCAGCCGGTGCAGGTCGCCGAGAACATCAGTTGGGACAAGTTTGCCGCGGTCAGCCTGCGCCAGCCGGAACTGCCTGGCGTTGCGCCGACCCGCGGTTTCGCGCGTGCCTATCCCGCCGGCGCCGCAGTCGCGCATCTGACCGGCTATGTCGGTGCCGCCAACGCCGAACAATATAAGGAAACGCGCGACCCGCTGCTCGTCACGCCTGGTTTCAAGCTGGGCAAGGACGGGCTGGAAAAGCAGCTGGAAAAGCAGTTGCGCGGGACGGCCGGCGCCAAGCGTGTGGAGGTGACGGCGCGCGGCAAGGTCGTGGCGGAACTTCCGACCCGTGCCGATGTGCCAGGCAAGACGGCGCGTCTGACCATCGACGCCGGGCTCCAGGAATATGCCGCCAGACGCCTCGGCACAAATTCCGGTTCGGCGGTGGTGCTCGACTGCCGCACCGGCGAAATGCTGGCTTCGGTATCGATGCCTGCCTACGATCCCAACAGCTTCTCGGACGGGATCAGCCACCTCGAATGGCAGATGCTGTCGGAGGACGATCACGTTCCACTGATGAACAAGGTGACGCAGGGCCTGTATCCGCCCGGATCGACGGTGAAGCCGATGAACGGCCTCGCGTTGCTCTCCGCCGGCGTCGGCGCGCACGATCGAATCTTCTGCTCGGGCGCAATGCGGGTCGGCAGCGGCGTCTTCCACTGCCACAAGCGCGGTGGTCACGGTCCGCTCGACCTGAAGGGGGCGATTGAGCAGAGTTGTGACATCTATTTTTTCGAGATGGTCCGCCGGCTGGGCTACGACAAGATTGCTCCCACCGCGCGCCTGCTCGGGCTAGGCGAGAAATTCGACCTGCCGCTCGCTACCCAGCGCTACGGTACGGTGCCCGATTCGGCATGGAAGCGGCGTAAGTACAAGACGAACTGGACCGTCGCCGACGGCATCAACGCCTCTATCGGCCAGGGTTATGTGCTGACCAACCCGCTACAACTCGCGGTGATGGCGGCACGGCTCGCATCCGGTCGCGCGCTGCAGCCGAGCCTGCTTGCCAACCGCGTCCATCTCGACGCACCCGCCCTCCCGGTGGCGTCCGAACACCTCGCGATCGTCCGCGACGCGATGTACGGCGTCGTCAATCAGGGTGGTACCGGCGGGGCCGCCCGCCTGCTGATCCCCGGCGTGAGCCTCGCCGCCAAGACGGGGACGGCCCAGGTCCGGCGCATCACCATGGCGGAACGGCGGAGCACCGGCGTGCTCAAGAACGGCCAACTGCCCTTCAAGCTGCGCGATCACGCGCTGTTCGTCTGCTTCGCACCCGCCGACAACCCGCGCTACGCCGCGGCCGTCGTGCTCGAACACAACGGCCATACCGTCCGCAACCTCGACACACCGATGATCGGCCGCGACATCATGACCTGGCTGTTCGATCGCGATCGCGCGATGAAGAGCCTCGCCGAGGTCGAACCGAGCTGGGGCGGCGACATCGCGACGCGGATGAACGCACAGGCCGCCGCCTATCGCGCCGCCCAGTCGCCACCACCCGCCGCCAACGCGACGAAGACGGACGCCACCGTCCCCAGCGATTCGGACGCGGTGGAAGCCGCGACGGACCTCGCCAACCGGACGCAGGCGGCGCTCGCCCCCGAAAGCCCCTTCGGCAACAGCGTCGCCGAGGATGGCTCCACCGAACGGACCGAACCATGA